Proteins encoded together in one Formosa sp. Hel3_A1_48 window:
- a CDS encoding succinate dehydrogenase/fumarate reductase iron-sulfur subunit translates to MNLTLKIWRQKNANSKGEIVEYPISDISPDMSFLEMLDVLNSQLIPAGEEPVAFDHDCREGICGSCSLYINGEAHGPDRRVTTCQLHMRKFKDGDTIFIEPFRANAFPVVKDLVVDRSAFDRIQHAGGFISVNTSGNTQDGNAIPISKHAADEAMDAATCIGCGACVASCKNSSAMLFVGAKVSQYALLPQGQVEAADRVQNMVAQMDLEGFGNCTNTGACEVECPKGISLENIARMNRELVKANLKG, encoded by the coding sequence ATGAATTTAACATTAAAAATATGGCGCCAAAAAAACGCCAATTCAAAAGGTGAAATTGTTGAATACCCAATAAGTGATATTTCGCCAGACATGTCTTTTTTAGAAATGCTCGATGTTCTAAATAGTCAACTTATCCCTGCTGGAGAGGAACCTGTAGCGTTCGATCACGACTGTCGTGAAGGGATTTGTGGGTCTTGTTCATTATACATCAATGGTGAGGCGCACGGCCCAGACCGCAGAGTAACGACTTGTCAGTTGCACATGCGTAAATTCAAAGACGGTGATACAATTTTCATTGAACCTTTTAGAGCAAATGCTTTTCCGGTTGTAAAAGATTTAGTAGTTGACCGTTCAGCTTTTGACCGCATTCAACACGCAGGAGGATTTATTTCAGTCAATACATCTGGAAATACTCAAGACGGTAATGCCATTCCAATTTCAAAACACGCAGCCGATGAAGCCATGGATGCAGCTACCTGCATTGGGTGTGGTGCTTGTGTTGCTTCATGCAAAAACTCTTCAGCGATGCTGTTTGTTGGCGCAAAAGTTTCTCAATATGCTTTGCTTCCCCAAGGTCAAGTCGAGGCAGCCGATCGTGTCCAAAATATGGTAGCACAGATGGATTTGGAAGGCTTTGGAAATTGTACCAATACCGGTGCTTGCGAAGTGGAATGCCCTAAGGGAATATCGTTAGAAAATATTGCGCGCATGAATCGCGAATTGGTCAAAGCCAACTTGAAAGGTTAA
- a CDS encoding fumarate reductase/succinate dehydrogenase flavoprotein subunit, with amino-acid sequence MALDSKIPQGPLADKWTNHKNKIDLVNPANKRSIDVIVVGTGLAGGSAAATLAELGYNVKAFCFQDSPRRAHSIAAQGGINAAKNYQGDGDSTYRLFYDTVKGGDYRSREANVYRLAEVSTNIIDQCVAQGVPFARDYGGLLDNRSFGGVLVSRTFYAKGQTGQQLLLGAYSAMNRQIGRGKIKMYNRHEMLDVVIVDGKARGIITRNLITGEIERHSAHAVVLGSGGYGNVFYLSTNAMGSNVTAAWKAHKRGAYFANPCYTQIHPTCIPVSGDHQSKLTLMSESLRNDGRIWVPKKLEDAKAVQNKTLKPTAIAEEDRDYFLERRYPAFGNLVPRDVASRAAKERCDAGFGVNATGEAVFLDFASAIIRYGKEQAHVKGLDENDENLVNKLGKEVVKSKYGNLFQMYEKIVDENPYETPMMIYPAVHYTMGGIWVDYNLQTTVPGLYAVGEANFSDHGSNRLGASALMQGLADGYFVLPYTIGDYLSDDIRTGPITTDSKEFEEAEENVRKQIDSFINNKGTKPVDYFHKRLGKIMWNKCGMARNEKELKEAIEEISELREEFYKEVLVPGEANEFNEELAKAGRVADFLELGELFAKDALVREESAGGHFREEHQTKDGEAQRRKEFQFVSAWEYKGAPKDAILHKETLEYENIEVKERSYK; translated from the coding sequence ATGGCTTTAGATTCTAAAATTCCACAAGGCCCATTGGCAGATAAGTGGACCAACCATAAAAATAAAATTGACCTTGTCAATCCAGCCAACAAACGATCTATTGATGTTATTGTTGTTGGGACTGGTTTGGCAGGAGGTTCAGCCGCTGCTACATTGGCTGAATTGGGCTATAATGTTAAAGCCTTTTGCTTTCAAGATTCGCCAAGGCGTGCGCATTCCATAGCAGCGCAAGGAGGCATCAATGCTGCAAAAAATTATCAAGGAGATGGAGACTCAACATACCGCTTATTTTACGATACAGTAAAAGGCGGCGATTATCGCTCGCGTGAAGCCAACGTTTACAGACTGGCCGAAGTATCCACAAATATCATCGACCAGTGTGTGGCTCAAGGAGTGCCTTTTGCCAGAGATTATGGAGGGCTTCTAGACAACCGCTCTTTTGGTGGAGTTCTTGTCTCGCGAACTTTTTACGCCAAAGGACAAACAGGGCAGCAGCTATTGCTGGGTGCCTATTCTGCGATGAACCGACAAATTGGACGAGGAAAAATAAAAATGTATAACCGCCACGAAATGCTGGATGTTGTAATTGTTGATGGGAAAGCGCGTGGAATCATCACTAGAAACCTTATTACTGGAGAAATAGAACGTCACTCCGCACATGCCGTAGTTCTTGGAAGTGGAGGGTATGGCAATGTCTTTTACCTTTCTACCAATGCGATGGGGAGTAATGTTACCGCTGCTTGGAAGGCACACAAAAGAGGTGCATACTTTGCAAATCCATGTTACACTCAAATCCACCCAACTTGCATTCCTGTTTCTGGAGATCATCAATCCAAATTGACACTCATGTCCGAGTCACTACGGAATGACGGCCGTATTTGGGTCCCTAAAAAACTAGAAGACGCTAAGGCTGTACAAAACAAAACATTAAAACCCACAGCAATTGCAGAAGAGGATCGCGATTATTTCTTAGAACGCCGTTATCCTGCTTTTGGAAATTTGGTGCCAAGAGATGTTGCGTCCAGAGCAGCTAAAGAACGTTGCGATGCAGGCTTTGGCGTTAACGCTACAGGAGAGGCTGTTTTTCTTGATTTTGCATCGGCTATCATAAGGTATGGAAAAGAACAAGCCCATGTCAAAGGCCTAGACGAAAATGATGAAAATTTAGTCAATAAATTAGGTAAGGAAGTTGTAAAAAGTAAGTATGGTAACTTATTTCAGATGTACGAAAAAATTGTAGACGAAAATCCTTACGAAACGCCTATGATGATTTATCCAGCGGTGCATTACACCATGGGAGGCATATGGGTAGATTATAACCTTCAAACCACAGTGCCAGGTCTTTATGCTGTTGGAGAAGCCAATTTCTCGGACCATGGTTCAAATAGACTTGGGGCCTCTGCATTGATGCAAGGTCTTGCTGATGGTTATTTTGTGCTGCCCTACACCATTGGTGATTATTTGTCTGATGATATTAGAACAGGACCTATAACTACAGACAGTAAAGAATTTGAAGAAGCTGAAGAAAATGTACGCAAACAAATTGACAGCTTTATCAATAACAAAGGCACAAAACCTGTAGATTATTTCCACAAACGCCTAGGAAAAATTATGTGGAATAAATGCGGAATGGCAAGAAATGAAAAAGAGCTTAAAGAAGCCATTGAAGAAATTTCTGAATTACGCGAGGAATTTTACAAAGAGGTACTTGTTCCAGGAGAGGCTAATGAATTCAATGAAGAATTAGCCAAAGCTGGACGCGTAGCTGATTTCCTAGAGCTCGGCGAACTCTTCGCCAAAGATGCTTTAGTCAGAGAAGAATCGGCAGGGGGTCACTTTCGCGAGGAACACCAAACTAAAGATGGTGAAGCACAACGAAGAAAAGAATTTCAATTTGTCTCTGCCTGGGAGTACAAAGGCGCACCAAAAGATGCGATACTCCATAAAGAAACATTAGAATACGAAAATATAGAAGTTAAAGAACGCTCATACAAATAG